One Chitinophaga varians DNA window includes the following coding sequences:
- a CDS encoding ATP-dependent helicase translates to MSRLAEFIGQTKANEQQKKAITCTEGPLLIIAGPGSGKTFTLVERIVYLVLQGVAAERIFVATFTEKAARELVSRVSNRLREIDMKVNLNAMYIGTLHSLFLRILEENRLETRLKRNYRLLDTFDQQYFIFRNIKSYLQVQDADRLLGSPAASNWDKAQKLISYLSKVSEECLQPSNLKAATETEIRLIGDFYDIYKKQLIEENALDFSTIQTEILDLLQTRPKVLEKLQGAFDYFMIDEYQDTNTIQEKILLLLANRSKNICVVGDDDQSLYRFRGASVRNILEFSNHFPEGNCQRVTLNINYRSTPDIVRFCNNWMMECDWTDGIRTFRFEKSIKAYRQDSSDQPSVIKVSDSGTQEEYFTTIYQFIDALRQSGKLTDLNQIAFLFKSVKNENVVELANFLESKDIPVFSPRSSLFFEREETQLLLGAIIFLFPNLFDDLKWKEEARLSIWDTYLAYKVRFAAKLRSDPDRHNALLQYCRKRAKEHLTLSSNTNYSFSSLLYQLLEFPMFGDYLNTSITKKNNTRAAYNIAMLSKLFYKFEYLYNINVLGPKNLPKVLQQLFNQFLRFVIEGGIEEYEDFDEATPSGCISFMTIHQSKGLEFPITVVGSLNLVPRKQFDQIDIILQNEYYDKPPFEPMEKVKNFDFYRLFYTAFSRAQNLLILTAREQGGQGRNPSKYFETLYRSTPADFNINQLHLNQVTATNVKHEYSFTSHILLYENCPLQYRFYKELEFVEVRTGGVLGGSLLHQTIEDIHKAVLRGEENQLTDDRISDWFNSNYFLLSRQQRSYMHQGQLDALLRQIIRYRDRNTGLWDRIKEAEVDVSLVKDNYILRGTIDLIRGEDDTVELIDFKSGDKPDVNSSDTKDRQLMARYQRQLEVYAHLVEERTGQKVSKMHLYFPKEDEGSPYISFLYNPERITNTIRAFDEVVNKIENKNFDMDTVVKSEKQCGNCDMRYHCNPKQYD, encoded by the coding sequence ATGAGTAGACTAGCTGAATTTATTGGTCAAACCAAGGCCAACGAGCAGCAAAAGAAAGCAATCACCTGCACAGAGGGACCTTTGCTTATTATTGCAGGGCCAGGTTCTGGCAAGACGTTCACTTTGGTGGAACGAATTGTTTATCTCGTACTTCAAGGGGTTGCCGCAGAGCGTATTTTTGTAGCCACATTTACGGAAAAGGCCGCAAGAGAGCTTGTTAGTCGTGTGTCAAATAGATTACGGGAGATTGACATGAAAGTCAACCTTAATGCGATGTATATTGGCACACTGCATTCCCTATTTTTGCGAATATTGGAGGAAAACAGACTTGAAACCAGGCTGAAGCGCAATTATCGTTTATTAGACACCTTCGATCAACAATATTTTATTTTTCGTAATATCAAATCATATCTTCAGGTTCAGGACGCAGATCGACTTCTAGGTTCTCCTGCTGCAAGTAACTGGGATAAGGCACAAAAACTGATCAGTTATTTAAGCAAGGTCAGTGAAGAGTGTCTTCAACCCAGTAATCTAAAGGCTGCAACAGAAACTGAAATACGTTTAATAGGTGACTTCTATGATATTTATAAAAAACAACTAATTGAGGAAAATGCCCTTGACTTCAGTACGATTCAAACGGAAATACTGGATTTGTTGCAGACCCGGCCTAAGGTACTGGAAAAATTACAGGGTGCGTTTGATTATTTCATGATTGATGAATACCAAGATACTAACACTATCCAGGAAAAGATTCTATTACTTTTGGCCAACCGAAGTAAAAATATCTGTGTGGTTGGCGATGATGATCAAAGTCTTTATCGTTTTCGTGGAGCTTCTGTGCGGAATATTTTAGAATTTTCGAACCACTTTCCTGAGGGCAATTGCCAGCGGGTTACACTCAATATCAATTATCGATCTACGCCTGATATTGTACGTTTCTGCAACAATTGGATGATGGAATGTGATTGGACAGATGGAATAAGGACTTTTCGTTTTGAGAAGTCTATAAAAGCATACAGGCAGGATAGTTCTGACCAACCATCTGTAATCAAAGTAAGCGACTCCGGAACACAGGAAGAATATTTTACTACAATTTACCAGTTTATCGATGCTTTGAGGCAGTCCGGTAAATTGACAGATCTGAATCAGATTGCCTTTCTTTTCAAGTCCGTAAAGAATGAAAACGTTGTCGAACTTGCTAATTTCCTAGAGTCGAAAGATATACCAGTATTTTCCCCGCGTTCCTCGCTCTTCTTTGAACGCGAGGAAACACAGTTGCTTTTAGGGGCAATTATCTTTCTCTTTCCTAACCTATTTGATGATCTTAAATGGAAAGAGGAGGCGCGTCTTTCTATATGGGATACCTATTTAGCATACAAAGTTCGGTTTGCTGCCAAGCTTCGCAGCGATCCCGATCGTCATAATGCGCTGCTTCAATATTGTAGAAAGAGAGCAAAAGAACACCTAACACTTTCTTCTAACACCAACTATAGCTTCTCGAGCCTACTCTATCAATTATTAGAATTTCCCATGTTTGGCGATTATTTAAATACGTCAATTACTAAAAAAAATAATACGAGGGCTGCATACAACATTGCGATGCTGTCTAAACTATTTTATAAGTTTGAATATTTATATAATATAAACGTCCTAGGTCCTAAGAATCTCCCAAAGGTACTCCAGCAGCTTTTTAATCAATTTTTACGGTTTGTTATTGAAGGTGGGATTGAGGAGTACGAAGATTTTGATGAAGCCACGCCTTCGGGATGTATTTCCTTTATGACGATCCATCAGTCAAAGGGTCTGGAATTCCCGATCACTGTTGTCGGATCACTAAATTTGGTCCCTCGAAAACAGTTTGATCAGATCGATATTATCCTCCAAAATGAATATTATGACAAACCACCCTTTGAACCTATGGAAAAGGTTAAAAATTTTGACTTTTACCGACTGTTCTACACCGCCTTTTCAAGAGCGCAAAATCTCCTAATATTGACCGCCAGAGAACAAGGGGGTCAAGGTAGGAACCCATCCAAATACTTTGAAACCCTTTATCGGTCAACTCCCGCTGACTTCAATATAAATCAGTTACATTTAAATCAGGTAACAGCTACCAACGTTAAACACGAATACTCGTTTACTTCTCATATCCTATTATATGAAAACTGCCCATTGCAGTACAGATTTTATAAAGAGTTGGAGTTTGTGGAAGTACGAACGGGAGGTGTGCTCGGCGGTAGTCTTCTGCACCAGACCATCGAAGACATACACAAAGCTGTTCTTCGAGGCGAAGAAAACCAGTTAACTGATGATCGAATATCCGATTGGTTTAACAGTAATTATTTTCTTCTATCTAGACAGCAAAGATCATATATGCACCAGGGGCAGTTGGATGCACTACTTAGGCAGATAATCCGTTACCGAGACAGAAACACCGGACTTTGGGACCGCATCAAAGAAGCAGAAGTTGATGTGTCACTGGTCAAAGACAATTATATACTCAGGGGTACAATAGACCTCATTCGAGGTGAAGATGACACTGTAGAGCTAATTGATTTTAAATCGGGAGATAAGCCGGATGTTAACTCAAGTGACACCAAGGACAGGCAACTCATGGCCCGTTACCAACGGCAGTTGGAGGTATATGCTCACCTAGTAGAAGAACGTACTGGACAAAAAGTGTCAAAAATGCATCTTTATTTTCCGAAAGAAGACGAAGGAAGTCCTTACATTTCTTTTTTATATAACCCTGAGCGGATTACTAATACTATAAGGGCATTTGATGAGGTGGTAAACAAAATTGAAAATAAGAACTTTGATATGGATACGGTGGTAAAGTCAGAAAAGCAGTGCGGAAACTGCGATATGAGATATCATTGCAATCCAAAGCAATACGATTAA
- a CDS encoding DUF262 domain-containing protein: MTEYLNKTTFLPAIQREYVWNTDAIEKLFDSIMCEYPISTFLFWKIREENRNQWTAYEFIRDFNTDNPHNKEANLAGVSHDIYLVLDGQQRLTSLLIGLKGSYKYFYYRWHKTKLYINLLTSPIPPENAQDLTYEFKFKPDNKADQKNSNPQYWYLVGDILNFEEAEDAKKSIKTDLANFTEDQRDIANSNIGKLFSRIHIARTLNYYEEKSQNYDKVVEAFIRANTGGIKLGYSDILLSTATAKWNKLNAREEIHAFTDEINSIGSGYSFEKDFVLKGCLYLTENLPIQYKVQNFTRDNLAKIEDNWEITKSCIEKAVKLVSKFGFNDKNLVSKGALLPIALYIKLLNKKNFIESTASTDVLNQLSIQRWLTISLLKNAFGSSSDSTLKVVQDVIKDQTDYSVFPFEEINKKLNIESFFNDTEIEQLLSVNYGTKYSFLLLSLLYPDRDWKDNKYHEDHIFPKSEFTTSKLKQRGYDEKRIEEYKKCYNALPNLQLLTDSENLQKNACEFDEWLVSRDSNYRSRHSIPDLESYDFDHFTSFIQGRMEQIKSKLQQITIGHKVGNLEIAG; this comes from the coding sequence GTGACAGAATACCTCAATAAAACAACTTTTCTACCCGCCATACAAAGGGAGTACGTTTGGAATACAGATGCAATTGAAAAATTATTTGATTCGATAATGTGTGAATATCCAATTAGCACATTTCTTTTTTGGAAGATCCGGGAGGAAAATAGAAATCAATGGACTGCATATGAGTTTATTCGAGATTTTAATACAGACAATCCTCATAACAAGGAAGCGAACTTAGCTGGTGTCAGTCATGATATTTATTTGGTTTTGGATGGGCAACAACGTCTAACCTCTCTGCTTATTGGACTCAAAGGCTCCTATAAATACTTCTACTACAGGTGGCATAAAACCAAATTATACATTAACTTACTTACCTCCCCTATACCTCCTGAAAATGCACAGGATCTTACCTATGAGTTTAAATTCAAGCCAGACAACAAAGCTGATCAAAAAAATTCTAATCCTCAGTATTGGTATCTAGTGGGAGACATCCTCAATTTTGAAGAAGCTGAAGATGCAAAGAAGAGTATCAAAACTGATTTGGCCAACTTTACAGAAGATCAGAGAGATATTGCCAACTCTAATATCGGGAAGCTCTTCTCTCGTATTCATATTGCCAGGACGCTGAACTATTATGAAGAAAAGTCTCAAAACTATGATAAAGTTGTAGAAGCATTTATTCGCGCCAACACAGGTGGCATAAAACTTGGGTATAGCGACATTTTGCTTTCCACTGCTACGGCGAAGTGGAACAAGTTGAATGCCCGGGAAGAAATACACGCATTTACAGACGAAATTAATTCTATTGGTAGTGGCTATTCTTTTGAAAAGGATTTCGTTTTAAAAGGCTGTCTATACTTAACAGAGAATCTGCCTATTCAATATAAAGTCCAAAACTTCACTCGTGATAACTTGGCGAAAATTGAAGATAATTGGGAGATAACTAAGAGCTGTATTGAGAAAGCAGTAAAACTGGTGTCAAAATTTGGTTTCAATGACAAAAACCTAGTATCCAAAGGGGCCTTACTCCCTATTGCACTTTACATAAAGCTCTTAAACAAGAAAAATTTCATAGAATCTACAGCTAGCACGGATGTGCTAAATCAGTTATCTATTCAACGTTGGTTGACCATTTCTCTATTAAAAAATGCTTTTGGAAGTTCTTCTGATAGTACTTTAAAGGTCGTCCAGGATGTGATCAAGGATCAAACAGACTATTCTGTGTTCCCTTTTGAAGAAATCAACAAGAAATTAAATATTGAATCTTTTTTTAATGATACTGAAATAGAGCAATTATTATCTGTGAACTATGGAACAAAGTATAGCTTCCTATTGCTATCGTTGCTATACCCTGATCGTGACTGGAAAGACAATAAATACCACGAGGATCATATATTTCCGAAGTCTGAATTTACTACATCAAAGTTAAAACAACGTGGGTATGATGAAAAAAGAATCGAGGAATATAAAAAATGCTACAATGCATTACCCAATCTTCAACTTCTTACAGATAGCGAAAATCTGCAAAAGAATGCTTGTGAATTTGATGAATGGCTGGTGAGCCGCGACTCGAACTACAGAAGCAGACACAGTATTCCTGACTTAGAGAGTTATGATTTTGATCATTTTACTTCGTTTATACAGGGAAGAATGGAACAAATAAAGAGTAAATTGCAGCAAATTACCATAGGACATAAAGTAGGCAACCTAGAGATAGCCGGTTGA
- a CDS encoding phosphatidate cytidylyltransferase, with protein sequence MKKLTSLLLVMMIVMMTSCEVVGGIFKAGVWTGIIIVAVVIALIIWLISRGTRKN encoded by the coding sequence ATGAAAAAGCTTACCTCTCTCCTGTTAGTAATGATGATCGTAATGATGACCAGCTGCGAAGTTGTTGGCGGTATTTTTAAGGCCGGTGTATGGACCGGTATAATTATCGTGGCGGTGGTGATTGCATTGATCATCTGGCTGATTTCCCGCGGCACCCGGAAGAATTGA
- a CDS encoding RNA polymerase sigma factor, producing MNTGKAVRADLKVVPSHSSLWGRLLEGDRHAFAEIYKTHVDHLYHYGMHFCRDHERVNDNIQDLFQDLWLTREHLSPQVQHIRYYLISSLRRRLLRSLQKDRRWQYRDSWEGFEFEFTTPQENKLIQEETAAEQKKLLQAALGNLTRRQREAIYLRFYQNLSYNEVAGIMSMQVDSVYNTISKAIAILKKNLPFPLLLLFLGR from the coding sequence ATGAACACAGGGAAAGCAGTACGCGCAGACCTGAAAGTGGTGCCTTCCCATTCCTCACTTTGGGGACGCCTGCTGGAGGGAGATCGCCACGCCTTCGCTGAAATATATAAAACCCATGTTGATCACCTCTATCATTATGGCATGCATTTCTGCCGCGACCATGAAAGAGTGAATGACAACATCCAGGACCTGTTCCAGGACCTCTGGCTTACCAGAGAACACCTGAGCCCGCAGGTACAACATATCCGCTATTACCTGATCAGCAGCCTGCGCCGTCGCCTGCTACGCTCCCTGCAAAAAGACCGCCGTTGGCAATACCGCGACTCCTGGGAGGGGTTTGAATTTGAGTTCACCACCCCACAGGAGAATAAACTGATACAGGAAGAGACCGCAGCAGAACAAAAGAAGCTGTTACAGGCTGCACTCGGTAACCTGACCCGCCGCCAGCGGGAAGCCATCTACCTTCGTTTTTATCAGAACCTCAGTTACAATGAAGTGGCCGGTATCATGTCCATGCAGGTGGATTCCGTATATAACACCATCTCCAAAGCTATCGCCATCCTCAAAAAGAACCTGCCTTTCCCGCTGCTGTTGCTGTTTTTGGGAAGATGA
- a CDS encoding FecR family protein: MARKDYLSYSARDFALDEDFQQWVLQPSTRNVFWEHWLQQHPEKENDIREAKQLLQGISFTSYQLSEGQKEELWAAISGGLEDEAPITATATRSHWRQLWKYAAVLLSGMLLAGGWSWWREDHTPAIVSAHTRLGETKTLLLPDSSEVTLNADSRLLYATSGKQREVWLDGEAFFHVKHTVSHQRFVVHTYDNINVEVLGTQFNVNSAGKEVVVVLQQGKIQLNIEGRNTSMALQPGEMVRYNKQDGDFTKSSVNASQYVSWHTGRLVMDDYSLADAAAFMQQVFGKTIIVPDTQLLKYKVSGSMPIIYNADTMLVQLEKVFRMKFNQKGDEVWIQKK, translated from the coding sequence TTGGCCCGTAAAGATTATCTGTCATATAGCGCCCGTGACTTTGCCCTGGACGAGGATTTCCAGCAATGGGTGCTGCAACCGTCCACCAGGAATGTTTTCTGGGAACACTGGCTGCAGCAACACCCGGAGAAGGAAAATGACATCCGGGAAGCAAAACAACTGCTACAAGGCATCAGCTTCACATCGTATCAGCTCTCTGAAGGGCAGAAAGAGGAGCTGTGGGCAGCTATCAGCGGGGGACTGGAAGACGAGGCGCCCATCACGGCAACGGCTACACGGTCGCACTGGCGTCAGCTGTGGAAGTATGCGGCAGTCCTGCTGTCAGGCATGCTCCTGGCCGGCGGATGGTCCTGGTGGCGCGAAGACCATACACCCGCCATCGTGAGCGCGCATACCCGCCTGGGGGAAACGAAGACACTCCTGCTGCCCGACAGCTCGGAAGTAACGCTCAACGCCGATTCCCGCCTGTTGTACGCCACCTCCGGCAAACAAAGGGAAGTATGGCTCGACGGCGAAGCTTTCTTTCATGTAAAACATACGGTCTCACACCAGCGGTTTGTGGTGCATACCTATGACAATATCAATGTAGAAGTACTGGGCACACAGTTTAATGTCAACAGCGCAGGTAAAGAAGTGGTAGTGGTACTGCAACAGGGAAAGATACAGCTCAATATCGAAGGCCGGAATACCTCCATGGCCCTGCAACCGGGAGAAATGGTACGGTACAACAAACAGGACGGCGACTTTACCAAAAGCAGCGTCAATGCCAGCCAGTACGTTTCCTGGCATACCGGCCGTCTCGTGATGGACGATTATTCCCTCGCCGATGCTGCGGCATTCATGCAGCAGGTCTTCGGCAAAACCATTATCGTTCCGGATACCCAGCTGCTGAAATACAAAGTGTCGGGCTCCATGCCCATCATCTATAATGCTGATACCATGCTGGTACAGCTGGAAAAGGTTTTCCGAATGAAATTCAACCAAAAAGGCGACGAAGTCTGGATACAAAAGAAGTAA
- a CDS encoding SusC/RagA family TonB-linked outer membrane protein, whose protein sequence is MKRGLRVALVPSLALYFLFQSVAVPALAATGTPATPLRPGTMGQPDESSLKDVLHLIEQRFNVSIAYKSNLVKSKRVQLSVDGCQTVEEALHKALAPFNLHFEKLRDHFYMITEKTAPAAPATSSGPLQQRPVKGTVKDEKGNPIAGVTVKIPGTSIGTVTNADGVYTISVPGRSDDQLEVTFIGFETQRIVVGDRQLVNFTLKEGASALNEIVVTGYTTQKKKDLTGSVAVVNIEQLNRQPTAQVTEQLQGQASGVTVIGSGQPGEAPQIRIRGINTFGSNSPLYVVDGVPTTDIADLNPNDVASLQVLKDAGAASIYGARASNGVIVITTRRGTGKVSVHYDGYYGRQYPKKGNVWNTLNPTEQAQLRWMAYTNSGLNPHTPQYGNGNAPVIPDYITPDGAMEGDPAVDPSKYYVNPNFTDQNDYNNFYRIVRANKAGTDWYHEVFRPAPITSHNVAVSGGGDRGNYLFSLNYFNQQGTLLNTYLKRYTIRSNTQYNITDHIRVGENLAFSMTENPAVEINSSDAAIGHAMREQSIIPVYDIKGNFAGSWGDALGDAYNPVAMQARTRNNKGLNTRLFGNIYGEVDFLKYLTFRTSFGGEIYSGWSHSFTYPQYENKENNTSNSYSEGSNNGHSWTWTNTLTYHQRFNNTHDLKILAGTEAFDSRKRAVGGTTKDYFTFDPNFPDLSTGTGTQTNYSNREQEGLYSLLARVDYSFRDKYLISATIRRDGSSKFINNRFGTFPAVTAGWRLSEEAFMKPLTWISDLKIRGGWGIMGNQLNLSVNNGYFLYGGKRSASYYDLAGTNNSLTAGFAGMQIGNPDAKWESDVNANIGLDASLFKGELDFSIDYYRKDIKDLLYNPELPGLAGTAAQPFVNIAQMKNHGFDFSVGWHKEFSNKLKLNVTGTLTTYKNEIIKIADGVDYFDGDSRRFDGSNIIRNAVGHPVSSFFGYQIEGFWNSAQEVTDADDKVKKATNNPDAFYQEGAGMGRFRYKDINGDGRITPDDRTFLGNPNPDFTYGINIGVAYKNFDFNIFLFGTHGNQIWNNVRWWRDFYSSFESAKSKTALYDSWRPDHKDAKAPIQEVDGSVSTQGVPNSYMVENGAYLRAKNVTLGYTLPAGSLSRLHITKFRVYVQAANLFTITKYSGIDPEIGGSNITDFGVDEGAYPNQRQYLIGVNLAF, encoded by the coding sequence ATGAAAAGAGGTTTACGTGTGGCGCTAGTGCCCTCTTTAGCCCTGTATTTCCTATTTCAATCGGTTGCTGTCCCGGCCCTGGCTGCCACCGGCACTCCTGCGACGCCCCTGCGTCCGGGAACTATGGGCCAACCTGATGAGTCTTCCCTGAAAGATGTGCTGCACCTGATAGAACAACGTTTTAATGTATCTATCGCTTACAAAAGCAACCTGGTGAAAAGCAAAAGGGTTCAACTGTCCGTCGACGGCTGCCAGACAGTGGAAGAAGCACTGCATAAAGCATTGGCACCATTTAACCTGCATTTCGAAAAATTAAGGGACCACTTTTACATGATCACCGAAAAAACAGCGCCCGCAGCGCCTGCTACCTCCTCAGGCCCGCTGCAGCAGCGCCCGGTGAAAGGTACCGTGAAAGATGAAAAAGGAAATCCCATCGCCGGCGTGACCGTAAAAATACCCGGCACCAGCATCGGCACCGTTACCAACGCGGACGGCGTATATACCATCTCCGTGCCCGGCAGAAGCGACGACCAGCTGGAAGTGACCTTCATCGGTTTTGAAACACAGCGTATAGTCGTTGGCGATAGACAGCTGGTGAACTTCACCCTGAAAGAAGGTGCCAGCGCACTGAATGAAATTGTGGTCACCGGTTATACTACACAGAAGAAAAAAGACCTCACCGGGTCAGTGGCAGTGGTAAACATTGAGCAGTTGAACCGGCAACCAACGGCGCAGGTAACGGAACAGCTGCAAGGACAGGCATCAGGCGTGACGGTCATCGGTTCCGGTCAACCAGGTGAGGCGCCACAGATCAGAATCCGCGGTATCAACACCTTCGGCTCCAACTCCCCCCTGTATGTGGTGGACGGCGTGCCCACAACAGATATCGCTGACCTCAACCCCAACGATGTGGCCAGCCTCCAGGTACTGAAAGATGCCGGCGCTGCCTCTATCTACGGCGCCCGCGCCTCCAACGGCGTGATCGTTATCACCACCCGTCGGGGCACCGGCAAAGTATCCGTTCATTATGACGGGTACTACGGCCGCCAATACCCGAAAAAAGGCAATGTCTGGAATACCCTCAATCCCACAGAACAGGCACAGCTCCGCTGGATGGCCTATACCAATTCCGGCCTTAATCCACATACCCCGCAATATGGCAACGGCAATGCGCCGGTCATCCCCGATTATATCACCCCCGATGGCGCCATGGAAGGCGATCCCGCTGTAGACCCTTCCAAATATTATGTGAATCCCAACTTTACTGATCAAAACGATTATAACAACTTTTACCGCATTGTACGTGCCAACAAGGCCGGGACTGACTGGTATCATGAAGTCTTCCGCCCGGCCCCCATCACCAGCCACAACGTGGCCGTGAGCGGTGGCGGGGACCGCGGCAATTACCTCTTTTCCCTCAATTATTTTAATCAACAGGGTACGTTGCTGAACACCTATCTGAAAAGATATACGATCCGCTCCAATACCCAGTACAACATCACTGATCACATCAGAGTGGGGGAAAATCTCGCTTTTTCGATGACGGAAAACCCTGCTGTGGAAATCAACAGCTCCGACGCGGCCATCGGCCACGCCATGCGCGAACAAAGCATCATACCGGTGTATGATATCAAAGGCAATTTTGCTGGCTCTTGGGGCGATGCCCTCGGAGATGCCTATAACCCGGTAGCGATGCAGGCTCGCACCAGAAACAACAAAGGCCTTAACACCCGTTTGTTTGGTAACATCTACGGAGAAGTGGACTTCCTGAAATACCTCACCTTCCGTACCAGCTTTGGCGGTGAGATCTATTCCGGGTGGTCCCACTCCTTTACCTATCCGCAGTATGAGAACAAGGAAAACAATACTTCCAACTCCTACTCGGAAGGCTCTAACAACGGCCACAGCTGGACATGGACCAACACGCTGACCTATCACCAGCGCTTTAATAATACACACGACCTGAAAATACTGGCCGGCACAGAAGCGTTCGATAGCCGCAAACGCGCTGTAGGCGGCACTACCAAAGACTACTTTACTTTCGATCCCAATTTCCCTGACCTCAGCACCGGCACCGGCACTCAGACAAACTACAGCAACCGCGAACAGGAAGGACTGTATTCGCTCCTCGCAAGAGTGGACTATTCCTTCCGTGATAAATACCTCATCAGCGCCACTATCCGCCGTGATGGTTCTTCCAAATTCATCAACAACCGCTTCGGCACCTTCCCCGCTGTAACAGCAGGCTGGCGCCTCTCCGAGGAAGCCTTCATGAAACCGCTCACCTGGATCAGCGACCTGAAAATCCGTGGCGGCTGGGGCATCATGGGCAACCAGCTCAATCTCAGCGTCAACAACGGGTACTTCCTCTATGGCGGCAAACGCAGCGCCAGCTACTACGACCTGGCAGGCACCAACAACAGCCTTACGGCCGGCTTCGCAGGCATGCAGATCGGTAACCCCGATGCAAAATGGGAAAGTGATGTCAACGCCAACATCGGCCTGGACGCGTCCCTGTTCAAAGGTGAACTGGACTTCTCTATCGATTATTACCGCAAAGACATCAAAGACCTGCTGTACAACCCTGAGCTGCCAGGCCTCGCCGGTACGGCCGCGCAGCCGTTCGTGAATATCGCGCAGATGAAAAACCATGGCTTCGATTTCTCTGTCGGATGGCACAAGGAATTCAGCAACAAACTGAAACTGAATGTTACCGGTACGCTCACGACCTACAAAAACGAGATCATAAAGATCGCCGACGGTGTGGACTACTTCGATGGTGACAGCCGCCGCTTCGATGGCAGCAACATTATCCGTAATGCAGTAGGCCATCCGGTGTCTTCGTTCTTCGGCTATCAGATCGAAGGCTTCTGGAACAGCGCCCAGGAAGTAACCGATGCAGACGATAAAGTAAAGAAAGCCACCAATAACCCGGACGCTTTCTACCAGGAAGGCGCCGGCATGGGACGCTTCCGCTATAAAGACATCAACGGCGATGGCCGCATTACGCCGGACGACCGCACTTTCCTCGGTAATCCTAACCCGGACTTCACCTACGGTATCAATATCGGCGTAGCCTACAAAAACTTCGACTTCAATATTTTCCTCTTCGGTACACATGGCAACCAGATATGGAACAACGTCCGCTGGTGGCGCGATTTCTATTCATCATTCGAAAGCGCAAAGAGTAAAACAGCGCTCTACGATTCCTGGCGCCCTGACCATAAAGATGCCAAAGCACCCATACAGGAAGTGGACGGCTCTGTCAGCACACAAGGCGTTCCCAACTCCTATATGGTGGAAAACGGCGCCTATCTGCGCGCTAAAAACGTAACGCTCGGATATACGCTGCCGGCCGGCTCCCTGTCACGCTTACACATCACGAAGTTCCGGGTATATGTGCAGGCAGCCAACCTGTTCACCATCACCAAATATTCGGGTATCGATCCTGAAATCGGCGGTTCCAATATCACCGACTTCGGCGTGGACGAAGGCGCATACCCGAATCAACGCCAATACCTCATCGGGGTGAACCTGGCTTTTTAA